One genomic segment of Ricinus communis isolate WT05 ecotype wild-type chromosome 5, ASM1957865v1, whole genome shotgun sequence includes these proteins:
- the LOC8269300 gene encoding RNA exonuclease 4 yields MDSRYESSDTLRNKCAACFRQFNKMEHLVEHMRISYHSVHEPMCGICKKHCRSFESLREHLIGPLPKLECKNIFNVRGCRFCLTILDSASARMIHQDRCQQSNLHAGLLARMANLGMRDNLTIDNGYNRGPQVVALGCKMVGGGSDGSLDLCGRVCLIDENENIIFHTYVKPPIPVTNYRYETTGIRPEYLRDAMPLRIVQSKIQTFLCNGEPMWKIRPKGGKARILVGHGLDHDLDRMQVEYPAVMIRDTAKYPPLMKTSKLSNSLKYLTQAYLGYDIQTGIQDPYEDCVATMRLYMRMRSQRHRVEDYPLASDPQNRNHFASWRQSELERMNPEDMLAISRSDYYCWCLDS; encoded by the exons ATGGACTCTAGATATGAGTCATCTGATACCTTAAG GAACAAGTGTGCAGCTTGCTTCAGACAATTTAACAAGATGGAGCACCTAGTGGAACACATGAGAATTTCATACCACTCGGTTCATGAACCCATGTGTGGAATCTGTAAGAAGCACTGCAGATCCTTTGAATCCTTGAGAGAACATCTCATAG GGCCATTGCCTAAACTAGAGTGCAAAAACATTTTCAATGTCCGAGGATGCAGGTTTTGCTTAACTATCCTTGATAGCGCTAGTGCTCGCATGATTCATCAAGATAGATGCCAACAATCAAATCTTCATGCT GGACTACTTGCTCGCATGGCTAATTTAGGCATGCGTGACAACCTGACCATTGACAATGGTTACAATAGAGGTCCACAGGTAGTTGCTCTCGGTTGCAAAATGGTTGGAGGGGGCAGTGATGGCTCTCTTGATCTTTGTGGAAGGGTTTGTCTCATTGATGAGAATGAAAACATTATTTTCCACACTTATGTCAAACCACCAATTCCTGTCACTAACTATAG GTATGAAACTACCGGCATTCGGCCTGAATACTTAAGAGATGCAATGCCACTAAGGATAGTTCAGTCAAAGATTCAAACTTTTCTTTGTAATGGGGAACCTATGTGGAAAATTCGGCCAAAAGGAGGAAAAGCAAGGATTCTTGTGGGTCATGGATTAGATCATGACCTTGACCGTATGCAAGTAGAATATCCAGCTGTAATGATCAG GGATACAGCAAAGTATCCTCCACTGATGAAGACAAGCAAGCTCAGCAACTCACTCAAGTATCTAACACAGGCCTATCTTGG ATATGACATTCAAACTGGCATACAAGACCCTTATGAGGATTGTGTAGCAACAATGAGGCTTTACATGAGAATGAGATCACAAAGACATAGAGTAGAAGACTACCCTCTCGCTTCAGACCCACAAAATCGAAACCACTTCGCTTCATGGAGACAAAGTGAGCTTGAAAGGATGAACCCAGAAGACATGCTTGCTATATCAAGGTCTGATTATTATTGCTGGTGTTTGGACTCTTAA